A stretch of the Aegilops tauschii subsp. strangulata cultivar AL8/78 chromosome 4, Aet v6.0, whole genome shotgun sequence genome encodes the following:
- the LOC109733510 gene encoding uncharacterized protein, which translates to MVDTRRSAAAKRPSDDDDKGSPPPPSDQAPGAEAQSSGARRPGKRAKATAPEEDTTKTAAPATDAAEAAAEAAIATGPPVAPPDTTGLQALTGAMDRLEAFLRSGEAASNSDGHKRGAADKDLSAMLKTAKDLSAKATSNKRQGALGSRRQEPWCRLISQYATDPSLPIHSSYFTVGYGAQYDLRLGESSTSSLVCKLKLATKRGALLEIHEPKVVRVNGKALDKNAKVTLNGGDEIVFSSPLRRAYIFQQHQQDKSSTSAFSSTCSSIHQGQHSLIKDIQDHLSSKGPKLPSFYFGKSRPPLTPLTPLMPIGSSADPDIFGSFCKTREDQSNSEESTQSARSQLSKEDLKNATHDASDISESFDNFPYYLSEDTKCALLSSAFVHLQCKDYIEFTRHISSLGQRALLSGPAGTEIYQQYLVKALAKHFGARLLTVNSSMLFGGQTSKELESYKKGDRVRYIGSLLPTNVILDGHSPPEFGSLGQICLPFEENRSSKVGVRFDEQIPGGIDLGGSCEVDHGLFCSVDSLCLDSPGWENRSKHPFDMIIQFISEEIQHGPMVLFLKDTEKICGNNDSYYGLKSKLEHFPAGVFIVGSHIQPDSRKEKANAGSLFLSKFPYSQAILDLALQDLDRVHDKSKEMSKGMRHLTKIFPNKVTIQPPQDEVELSRWNQMLDQDIEILKANDNTSKIRSFLTRIGLECSDLEAICVKDRTLTNECIDTIVGFALSHQLKHLTATNPDPSIDLQFFLSSESLKHGVDMLESIQSGPKTSNKRKSLKDIATENEFEKRLLADVIPPDEIGVTFEDIGALESVKETLKELVMLPLQRPELFSKGQLMKPCKGILLFGPPGTGKTMLAKSVATEAGANFINISMSSISSKWFGEGEKYVKAVFSLASKIAPSVIFVDEVDGMLGRRENPGEHEAMRKMKNEFMVNWDGLRTKDKERVLVLAATNRPFDLDEAVIRRLPRRLMVNLPDASNRRKIISVILAKEDLADDLDLEAIANLTEGYSGSDLKNLCVTAAHLPIRELLEKEKKERALAEAENRPLPQSCSSNDVRALRISDFKHAHEQVCASVSSDSTNMNELVQWNDLYGEGGSRKTTTLSYFM; encoded by the exons CCCGCAGGCCCGGCAAGCGCGCCAAG GCTACGGCGCCCGAGGAGGATACCACCAAGACGGCCGCGCCGGCGACAGATGCGGCCGAGGCGGCGGCTGAGGCGGCTATCGCCACCGGTCCGCCGGTCGCACCGCCGGACACCACCGGCCTCCAGGCGCTCACCGGCGCCATGGACAGGCTGGAGGCCTTCCTGAGGTCAGGGGAGGCGGCGTCGAATTCGGACG GGCATAAGCGTGGCGCCGCTGACAAAGATTTATCCGCAATGTTGAAGACGGCCAAGGATTTGTCTGCCAAGGCCACATCCAACAAACGCCAGGGCGCACTGGGCAGCAGGCGCCAGGAGCCCTGGTGCAGGCTAATCTCACAGTATGCCACG GATCCTTCCCTTCCTATTCATTCCTCCTATTTTACTGTTGGTTATGGAGCACAATATGATTTGAGACTGGGCGAGTCATCTACTAGCTCACTTGTTTGTAAACTGAAGCTTGCTACTAAG CGAGGTGCTCTACTTGAAATACACGAGCCCAAAGTTGTTCGTGTAAATGGCAAGGCTTTGGACAAGAATGCTAAAGTTACCTTAAATGGAGGGGATGAAATTGTCTTCAGTTCACCTTTGAGGCGTGCTTAC ATATTTCAGCAACACCAGCAGGATAAATCAAGCACTTCAGCGTTTTCCTCTACTTGCAGTAGTATCCATCAGGGGCAACATTCACTTATCAAAGATATTCAAGATCATCTGTCATCTAAAGGACCCAAATTACCATCCTTTTACTTTGGTAAAAGCCGACCTCCATTGACTCCATTGACTCCATTGATGCCTATTG GATCATCTGCGGATCCAGATATATTTGGTAGTTTCTGTAAAACAAGGGAGGACCAGTCTAACTCTGAAGAAAGTACACAGTCTGCCCGGTCTCAACTATCAAAGGAGGATCTAAAAAATGCAACACATGATGCTAGTGACATATCTGAGTCATTTGATAATTTTCCATATTATCTAAG CGAGGATACCAAATGTGCTCTTCTGTCATCAGCATTTGTGCATTTACAATGCAAAGACTATATTGAGTTTACCAGACACATTTCTTCTCTCGGTCAACGAGCATTGCTATCCGGTCCGGCAG GGACTGAGATCTACCAACAATATCTGGTGAAGGCACTTGCAAAACATTTCGGTGCAAGGTTGCTCACAGTCAATTCTTCAATGCTGTTCGGT GGGCAGACTTCCAAGGAATTAGAGTCATACAAAAAAG GTGATAGAGTGAGGTACATTGGTTCATTACTGCCGACAAACGTTATCCTTGACGGACATAG TCCTCCAGAATTTGGCTCGCTAGGTCAAATATGTCTTCCTTTCGAAGAAAATAGATCATCAAAGGTTGGGGTAAGGTTTGATGAACAAATCCCAGGAGGTATTGATCTTGGAGGCAGTTGTGAAGTTGATCATGGCTTATTTTGTTCAG TTGATTCTTTATGCCTCGACAGTCCAGGATGGGAAAATAGATCCAAGCACCCATTTGATATGATCATTCAG TTTATCTCTGAAGAAATACAGCATGGTCCTATGGTCCTATTTCTGAAGGACACAGAAAAAATATGTGGGAATAATGATTCCTATTATGGTCTGAAGAGCAAGCTTGAACATTTCCCGGCAGGTGTCTTTATTGTTGGTTCTCATATCCAGCCTGACAGTCGCAAAGAGAAG GCAAATGCGGGGTCTCTTTTCCTTTCAAAGTTCCCTTATAGCCAAGCAATTCTTGACCTTGCATTGCAG GACTTGGATCGAGTACATGATAAAAGTAAGGAAATGTCAAAGGGGATGAGGCATCTAACAAAGATTTTCCCAAATAAAGTGACGATCCAACCACCACAA GATGAAGTTGAGCTTTCACGGTGGAACCAGATGTTAGATCAAGATATCGAAATTCTTAAAGCAAATGATAACACTTCAAAAATACGCTCT TTTCTAACGCGGATTGGCTTGGAATGCTCTGATCTTGAGGCAATATGTGTCAAGGATCGCACCCTTACAAATGAGT GTATTGATACAATAGTTGGTTTTGCTTTGAGCCATCAACTAAAGCACTTAACAGCTACAAACCCTGACCCTTCAATTGATTTGCAGTTTTTCCTATCTAGTGAAAG TCTGAAGCATGGAGTTGATATGTTGGAAAGTATCCAGTCTGGCCCTAAGACCAGCAACAAAAGGAAGTCACTTAAG GACATTGCTACGGAAAACGAATTTGAAAAGAGGCTTCTTGCCGATGTTATACCTCCAGATGAAATAGGAGTTACATTTGAGGACATCGGAGCACTGGAAAGTGTCAAGGAAACTCTGAAGGAGTTAGTGATGCTGCCCTTGCAAAGGCCTGAATTGTTTTCCAAAGGACAACTTATGAAG CCATGTAAAGGAATATTACTTTTTGGTCCGCCTGGTACGGGGAAGACGATGCTTGCGAAATCTGTGGCAACAGAGGCTGGTGCTAATTTCATAAACATATCAATGTCAAGTATATCCTCAAAG TGGTTTGGTGAAGGAGAGAAGTACGTGAAAGCTGTGTTTTCACTGGCAAGCAAAATTGCTCCAAGTGTCATTTTCGTAGATGAG GTTGATGGCATGTTGGGTAGACGTGAGAACCCTGGAGAGCATGAAGCCATGCGCAAGATGAAAAACGAGTTTATGGTGAACTGGGATGGGTTAAGAACAAAAGATAAAGAACGCGTATTAGTCCTTGCTGCGACTAATAGGCCATTTGACCTTGATGAAGCTGTTATTAGGAGGCTTCCAAGGAG GTTGATGGTGAATTTGCCTGATGCATCAAATAGAAGAAAAATTATTAGCGTCATACTAGCCAAAGAAGATTTGGCAGATGACCTTGATCTTGAAGCCATTGCTAATTTGACGGAAGGATACTCGGGCAGTGATCTTAAG AATCTTTGTGTGACTGCTGCTCATCTTCCTATTAGAGAGCTCCTTGAAAAGGAGAAAAAG GAGAGAGCTTTGGCAGAAGCAGAAAACAGACCATTGCCCCAATCGTGTTCTAGCAATGATGTCCGTGCCTTGAGAATAAGTGATTTCAAACATGCACATGAACAG GTTTGTGCAAGTGTATCTTCTGATTCAACGAATATGAATGAGCTTGTTCAGTGGAATGATCTCTACGGAGAAGGTGGGTCGAGGAAAACGACAACGCTAAGCTACTTTATGTAG
- the LOC109740850 gene encoding protein LURP-one-related 11: protein MGGARWCLGAELWTPKVKVHSSASCSSQKRLLLEDTPAAGAPPAEEPAAAAGEGQVVKDQDQGEGGEGEEHRSQQREVFTIWMKSLVLNGSGCTVFDSRGRIVYRVDNYGSHRSVDVCLMDITGSVVLQVLKKFRRWEGYRCGGWEEPERGDAPRGRGRPWFTVVSNKWGRGPRCEFRSDGQAVRYKMDGGRRRQQAARASWIVDDATGLAVAEVKRKLTATGVSLGEDVLTLVVEPNVDHSLIMGLLVVHGLINHSM from the coding sequence ATGGGAGGCGCAAGGTGGTGCCTTGGTGCTGAACTCTGGACGCCCAAGGTCAAGGTACACTCCTCGGCCTCCTGTTCGTCGCAGAAGCGGCTACTCCTAGAAGACACGCCGGCCGCCGGTGCTCCTCCGGCTGAGGAGccagcggcggcggccggcgaagGCCAAGTCGTCAAAGACCAAGACCAAGGGGAAGGAGGGGAAGGGGAAGAGCACAGGAGCCAGCAGAGGGAGGTGTTCACCATCTGGATGAAGTCGCTGGTGCTCAACGGGAGCGGCTGCACGGTCTTCGACTCCCGCGGCCGCATCGTCTACCGCGTCGACAACTACGGCTCCCACCGCTCCGTGGACGTGTGCCTCATGGACATCACGGGGAGCGTGGTGCTCCAGGTCCTCAAGAAGTTCAGGAGGTGGGAGGGGTACAGGTGCGGCGGGTGGGAGGAGCCCGAGCGCGGCGACGCGCCGCGGGGGCGAGGGCGGCCGTGGTTCACGGTGGTGAGCAACAAGTGGGGCCGCGGCCCGCGCTGCGAGTTCAGGAGCGACGGCCAGGCGGTGCGCTACAAGATGGACGGCGGCAGGCGGCGGCAGCAGGCGGCGCGCGCCTCGTGGATCGTGGACGACGCCACCGGGCTGGCGGTGGCGGAGGTGAAGAGGAAGCTGACGGCGACGGGGGTGTCCCTGGGCGAGGACGTGCTGACGCTGGTGGTGGAGCCCAACGTGGACCACTCGCTCATCATGGGGCTCCTTGTGGTGCATGGCCTCATAAACCACTCCATGTGA